GGGGCCGCGGGCAGGGGGTGCAGGTCCGTCATTGTCCTCTCCGGGGCGCGGTGGGTAATCCGGGCCGGGCGCGCATTGTAACGATGCCCGAATCGGGCCGCTTGGCCTGAATGCGACAGGCTGCACGTTCATATAAATCAAATACTTGTCAAAGTTTCCTGAAGAGGGGAGACTCCGCGCCATGAGGGGAAGCGCCGCGTTCTTGCTGCTGTTGTCCGCGCTGGCGCTGCCGGTGATGGCCGGCAATGTCTATCGCTGCGATGCCGGCGACGGGGTGACCTCCTATTCGAACAAGCGCGTTCCCGGCGCCAGTTGCAGGCTTGTCGGCAGCTACAAGGCGCAGCGTCCCGCCAAACCCAGGCCGAAACCCGCCGCCACGGTCGCCTCCGCAGGCGCCGCGGCGAACGAGCCCCAGACCCTGCCGAAGGGCGTGGCGATGGGCGTCCCGCCTGCCACGATCATCAGCCCGCCGCCAGCCAAGGCCGCCCCGGCCAGCGCGCCGGTCGCCGCGGCCAGCTACAACGCCCCCCGGCTGATCCGCGGCCAGGTCTATGCCTACGTGGGCAAGGACGGCGTCCGCAACTACAGCAGCGCCCGCCCGCGCGGGGTGTCCGCCAGCGCGATGCGGACCATCAAGTACAGCTACATGGAAACCTGCTACGCCTGCGCGGCCAAGCCGGGGGTCAATTTCGGCACCCTGCGCCTGAACACCGCGGCCTACCAGGCCGAAATCGCCGCCGCTGCGCGTGAGCACGGGGTCGACGAGGCCATCGTCCGCGCCATCATCCATGCCGAATCGGCCTACAACCCGCTGGCGCTGTCGCGGGTCGGCGCGCAGGGCCTGATGCAGCTGATGCCGGCCACCGCGCGCCGGTTCGGGGTCAGCGACGCCTTCAACCCGCAGCAGAACATCCAGGGCGGGGTGAAATACCTGGCTTGGCTGCTGAAGCGCTTCAACGGCAACCTGAGCCTGGCCGCGGCCGGCTACAACGCCGGCGAGGGCGCGGTGGACAAGTACAACGGCGTGCCGCCGTACAGCGAGACCCGCCGCTACGTGGACCGGGTGGGCGTATTGGCCGAGCGCTACCGGGGCAGCCTGGCCGCCGCACGCTGAGTTTCGGCGCGGGCGGATTGTCGGCCCGTTAAGCGTTCCGTTACACTTCCCCGTCTTTTGCGGCAGGCCAGCGCGCGCCAGCGCTCCGCGAGTCTCCGCAACCGTTGTTTTGCTTTTTTTCGGAGTGCGGGATGGCCAACGAAGAGGTCAACACCGGCCGGCGCAGGTTCCTCACCGCGACCACGGCCGTGGTCGGTGCGGTGGGAGCGGGGTTCGCCGCGGTGCCTTTCATCAAGTCCTGGAGCCCCAGTGCGCGGGCCCGCTTCGCCGGTGCGCCGGTGAGCCAGGACATCAGTGCGCTGGCTGAAGGCGCGCAGATGGTGATCAACTGGCGCGGCCAGCCGATCTACATCGCCCGCCGCTCGAAGGCGATGCTGGACGTGATGAAGTCGCTGGACGGCATGCTGGCCGACCCGGCTTCGTCCAACGCCGACCAGCAGCCGAAGTACGCGCAGAACCCGACCCGTTCGATCAAGCCGGAGATTTCCGTGCTGGTCGGCGTGTGCACCCACCTCGGCTGCGCCCCGGAGTTCAAGCCGGAAGTGAAGCCGGAACCGTTCGACCCGGACTGGAAGGGCGGCTACTTCTGCCCCTGCCACAAGTCGCGCTACGACCTGGCCGGCCGCGTGCTGAAGGCGCAGCCGGCGCCGGCCAACCTGCCGGTGCCGCCGTACCACTTCGAGAACGACGACACCGTCGTCATCGGCGTCGACCCGAAGGGAGCTGCCTAAGCCATGGCGAACATGATCACCCGCGGCGTCGAAACCGCCTGGAACTGGGTCAACGAGCGCGCGCCCGGCATGATGCCGATGTACCGCAAGCACATGACCGAGTACTACGCGCCGAAGAACTTCAACTTCTGGTACTACATGGGCTCGCTGGCCATGCTGGTGCTGGTCAACCAGATCGTCACCGGCATCTTCCTGACGATGCACTTCAAGCCGAGCGCGGCGGAAGCCTTCGCTTCGGTCGAGTACATCATGCGCGACGTGGAGTGGGGCTGGCTGATCCGCTACATGCACAGCACCGGCGCCTCGCTGTTCTTCATCGTGGTCTACCTGCACATGTTCCGCGGCCTGATGTACGGCAGCTACCAGAAGCCGCGCGAGCTGGTCTGGCTGCTGGGCATGGTGATCTACCTGGTGCTGATGGCCGAAGCCTTCATGGGCTACGTGCTGCCGTGGGGCCAGATGTCGTACTGGGGCGCCAAGGTGATCATCTCGCTGTTCGGCGCGATCCCGGTGGTCGGCACCGGCCTGACCGAATGGATCATGGGCGACTTCAACCCCGGCGACGCCACCCTGAACCGCTTCTTCGCCCTGCACGTGATCGCGCTGCCGCTGGTGCTGCTGCTGCTGGTCGTGCTGCACCTGGGCGCGCTGCACGAAGTGGGTTCCAACAACCCGGACGGCGTCGACATCAAGAAGGGCCCGAAGGGCAACCGCTGGGATCCGAACAAGCCGGCCGACGGCATCCCGTTCCACCCGTACTACACGGTGAAGGACCTGTTCGGCGTCGGCTTCTTCCTGATCATCGCCGCCTTCATCATCTTCTTCGCCCCGACCTTCGGCGGCTGGTTCCTCGAGCACGACAACTTCACCGAGGCCAACCCGCTGGTCACCCCGGAGCACATCAAGCCGGTCTGGTACTTCACCCCGTACTACGCCATGTTGCGCGTGATCCCCTCGTTCTTCGGGATCAAGCTGTGGGGCGTGCTGGTGATGTTCGGCGCGATCGTGATGCTGTTCCTGGTGCCGTGGCTGGACAAGTCCAAGGTCAAGTCGTACCGCTACCGCGGCCTGCTCAGCTGGGCGATGCTGCTGATGTTCGCGGTCAGCTTCCTGTGGCTGGCCAAGATCGGCGCCGGCCCGGGCACCGACCCGGTCGAGGCGATCATCGGCCGCGTGCTGACCTTCCTGTATTTCGCCTTCTTCATCACCATGCCGGTGTGGACGAAGCTCGACAAGACCAAGCCGGTGCCGGAACGGGTGACGATGCATGACTAAGAACTTCGCAACCCGCGCCGCGACGTTCGCCGCCGGCCTGCTGCTGTCCACCGTGGCCCTGGCCAACGAGACCGCCGGCCTGCAACAGGCGGGCACCGACCTCGACGACAAGGCCTCGCTGCAGCGCGGCGCGCAGCTGTTCATGAACAACTGCAGCGGCTGCCATTCGCTGAAGTACCTGCGCTACGCGCGCATCGGCGAGGACCTGGATCTGACCGAGGACGAGGTGCAGCAGAACCTCAACCTCAACGGCGGCAAGATCGGCGACCACGTGATCTCGCCGATGACCGAACAGATGGGCAAGGCCGCGTTCGGCAAGGCGCCGCCGGACCTGTCGGTGATCGCGCGCGTGCGCGGCAGCGACTGGATCTACACCTACCTGAAATCGTTCTACCTGGACGAGTCGCGCCCGGTCGGCTGGAACAACAAGCTGTTCGCCAACGCCTCGATGCCGAACCCGCTGTGGGAGATGCAGGGCCTGCAGCAGCCGGTGTACGGCAAGAAGACCGCGACGGGCGAAATGCCGGTCGAGGGCTTCACGATCAGCCAGCCGGGCACGCAGACGCCGGAACAGTTCGACCAGACCGTTCGCGACATCACGGCCTTCCTCGAGTACGCCGGCGAACCGGCGGCGATCAAGCGCCAGGGGATCGGCGTGTGGGCGGTCCTGTTCCTGGCCTTCTTCACCTTCATCGCCTACCTGCTGAAGAAGGAATACTGGCGGGACGTTCACTGACGCAGCGTTGCGCGCGACACGGGGAACGAAGCTTTGCGGCCGCCTGCATCGTGCAGGCGGCGCGGGTGCGGCCGGCGGGGTCCGGGCGCAGGAGTTGTCCTGATGATGGCTGTGAGTCCGCGCATGCGTAACGCCCTGACCTTGTTCTCCTCGGTCGACGACGTCCTCTGCCACCGCGTCCGCCTGGTGCTGGCCGCCAAGGGCGTCACCTACGACCTGATCCCGGTGGATCCGCAGAACCCGCCGGAAGACCTGATCGACCTCAATCCCTACCACTCGGTGCCGACCCTGGTCGAGCGCGACCTGGTGCTCTACGCGGCCAGCGTGGTCAGCGAATACCTGGACGAGCGCTACCCGCACCCGCCGCTGATGCCGGTCGACCCGCTCTCGCGGGCGCGCCTGCGCCTGGCCATGCTGCGCATCGAGCACGACTGGGTGCCGCAGGTGCAGGCGATCCAGTTGGGCAACAAGCAGCAGGCCGATGCGGGCCGCAAGCGCCTGAAGGAACTGCTGACCGCCTCGGTGCCGCTGTTCAAGGCCAGCAAGTTCTTCCTCAACCCGGAAATGAGCCTGGCCGACTGCGCGATGGCGCCGATCATCTGGCGCCTGCCGTCGCTCGACATCCCGCTGCCGAAGGACGGCAAGGCGATCGAGGACTACGGCAACCGCATCTTCCGCAACCCGGGCTTCATGCGTAGCCTGACCGAGAAGGAGAAAAACCTTCGCGAGATGCCCGCTTGACGACGGCGCCGATGACGGAAACCTGAGATGGGCGACGATGCCCTGCAGATGACCAGCCACCGCCCGTACCTGCTGCGGGCGCTGTACGAGTGGATCGTCGACAACGGCATGACCCCGCATGTGCTGGTGGATGCCGGCATGCCGGGCGTGCGCGTGCCGATGCAATCGGTGAAGGACGGCCGGATCGTGCTCAACATCGCCGAGCGTGCCGTGGGCGGGCTGCGCATGGACAACGACGCGTTGCGCTTCTCCGCGCGTTTCGGCGGCGTCAGCCAGTCGGTGCTGGTGCCGCTGGAGGCGGTAATCGCGGTGTATGCGCGCGAAACCGGGCAGGGCATGGCCCTGCCGGACGATCCGCGCGGGGCGGCGGCGCCGATGGCGGCCGCGGCCTCGCCCGCATCGGAAAGCGAGGCGCCCGCGCCGGACGACGACGGTCCGGACGGCCCGCACGAGCCGCCCAGGCGCGGCGGCCACCTGCGGATCGTCAAATGACCTGATCGCCCGGCCGGCAGGGCCGGAATCCATGTTTCCGATCGTCGAGCGGCGGTG
Above is a genomic segment from Thermomonas aquatica containing:
- a CDS encoding lytic transglycosylase domain-containing protein, with protein sequence MRGSAAFLLLLSALALPVMAGNVYRCDAGDGVTSYSNKRVPGASCRLVGSYKAQRPAKPRPKPAATVASAGAAANEPQTLPKGVAMGVPPATIISPPPAKAAPASAPVAAASYNAPRLIRGQVYAYVGKDGVRNYSSARPRGVSASAMRTIKYSYMETCYACAAKPGVNFGTLRLNTAAYQAEIAAAAREHGVDEAIVRAIIHAESAYNPLALSRVGAQGLMQLMPATARRFGVSDAFNPQQNIQGGVKYLAWLLKRFNGNLSLAAAGYNAGEGAVDKYNGVPPYSETRRYVDRVGVLAERYRGSLAAAR
- the petA gene encoding ubiquinol-cytochrome c reductase iron-sulfur subunit encodes the protein MANEEVNTGRRRFLTATTAVVGAVGAGFAAVPFIKSWSPSARARFAGAPVSQDISALAEGAQMVINWRGQPIYIARRSKAMLDVMKSLDGMLADPASSNADQQPKYAQNPTRSIKPEISVLVGVCTHLGCAPEFKPEVKPEPFDPDWKGGYFCPCHKSRYDLAGRVLKAQPAPANLPVPPYHFENDDTVVIGVDPKGAA
- a CDS encoding cytochrome b, coding for MANMITRGVETAWNWVNERAPGMMPMYRKHMTEYYAPKNFNFWYYMGSLAMLVLVNQIVTGIFLTMHFKPSAAEAFASVEYIMRDVEWGWLIRYMHSTGASLFFIVVYLHMFRGLMYGSYQKPRELVWLLGMVIYLVLMAEAFMGYVLPWGQMSYWGAKVIISLFGAIPVVGTGLTEWIMGDFNPGDATLNRFFALHVIALPLVLLLLVVLHLGALHEVGSNNPDGVDIKKGPKGNRWDPNKPADGIPFHPYYTVKDLFGVGFFLIIAAFIIFFAPTFGGWFLEHDNFTEANPLVTPEHIKPVWYFTPYYAMLRVIPSFFGIKLWGVLVMFGAIVMLFLVPWLDKSKVKSYRYRGLLSWAMLLMFAVSFLWLAKIGAGPGTDPVEAIIGRVLTFLYFAFFITMPVWTKLDKTKPVPERVTMHD
- a CDS encoding cytochrome c1; amino-acid sequence: MTKNFATRAATFAAGLLLSTVALANETAGLQQAGTDLDDKASLQRGAQLFMNNCSGCHSLKYLRYARIGEDLDLTEDEVQQNLNLNGGKIGDHVISPMTEQMGKAAFGKAPPDLSVIARVRGSDWIYTYLKSFYLDESRPVGWNNKLFANASMPNPLWEMQGLQQPVYGKKTATGEMPVEGFTISQPGTQTPEQFDQTVRDITAFLEYAGEPAAIKRQGIGVWAVLFLAFFTFIAYLLKKEYWRDVH
- a CDS encoding glutathione S-transferase N-terminal domain-containing protein, yielding MAVSPRMRNALTLFSSVDDVLCHRVRLVLAAKGVTYDLIPVDPQNPPEDLIDLNPYHSVPTLVERDLVLYAASVVSEYLDERYPHPPLMPVDPLSRARLRLAMLRIEHDWVPQVQAIQLGNKQQADAGRKRLKELLTASVPLFKASKFFLNPEMSLADCAMAPIIWRLPSLDIPLPKDGKAIEDYGNRIFRNPGFMRSLTEKEKNLREMPA
- a CDS encoding ClpXP protease specificity-enhancing factor, with translation MGDDALQMTSHRPYLLRALYEWIVDNGMTPHVLVDAGMPGVRVPMQSVKDGRIVLNIAERAVGGLRMDNDALRFSARFGGVSQSVLVPLEAVIAVYARETGQGMALPDDPRGAAAPMAAAASPASESEAPAPDDDGPDGPHEPPRRGGHLRIVK